In the genome of Drosophila pseudoobscura strain MV-25-SWS-2005 chromosome 3, UCI_Dpse_MV25, whole genome shotgun sequence, one region contains:
- the Pgam5-2 gene encoding serine/threonine-protein phosphatase Pgam5, mitochondrial, whose product MHTLRFRSLVTSTTAWLISHHRSTCEGDGTGIGDTIQPSWVTDWDQDHPHAAQVSQGQKSKSSRHIILVRHGQYEKAPTSPDHLTDLGREQAKWTGKRLREFNINWDQVVVSTMTRAQQTSAIILKELDVDPCKVVNSDELREGAPYFADPPTKRSPPKQEEAVRRDGPRIEAAFKHYFYRAPPGQERDTYLLIICHANVIRYVILRALQLPPQAWTRLSLNHGSITWLTVRPSGYVSLRCMGDSGFMPVKETSTSNLVSVKSCPCG is encoded by the coding sequence ATGCACACTCTCCGTTTCCGTTCACTGGTCACCTCCACGACCGCTTGGCTAATCAGCCACCATCGGTCCACCTGCGAGGGAgatgggactgggattggcgACACGATTCAGCCATCCTGGGTCACGGACTGGGATCAAGACCATCCACACGCAGCCCAAGTGAGCCAGGGCCAGAAATCGAAGTCCTCGCGACACATCATCCTGGTGAGGCACGGACAATACGAAAAGGCGCCGACCAGCCCCGACCATCTCACCGACCTGGGGCGCGAGCAGGCGAAGTGGACGGGAAAGCGTCTGCGGGAGTTCAACATCAACTGGGACCAGGTGGTGGTCTCCACCATGACGCGGGCCCAGCAGACATCGGCGATCATACTGAAGGAGCTCGACGTAGATCCCTGCAAGGTAGTCAATAGCGACGAGCTGCGCGAGGGAGCTCCGTATTTCGCAGACCCCCCAACGAAGAGGAGTCCGCCGAAGCAGGAGGAAGCTGTTCGCCGGGACGGACCACGCATTGAGGCTGCCTTCAAGCACTACTTCTACCGTGCCCCGCCCGGCCAGGAGCGTGACACGTACCTCCTGATCATTTGCCATGCCAACGTCATCCGGTATGTGATCCTGCGTGCCCTTCAGTTGCCGCCTCAGGCCTGGACACGGCTGAGTCTCAACCACGGCTCTATCACCTGGCTGACTGTGCGGCCATCGGGCTACGTATCACTCCGCTGCATGGGCGACTCGGGCTTCATGCCCGTCAAGGAGACCAGCACTTCCAATCTCGTGTCGGTTAAATCGTGTCCGTGTGGATAA